A part of Sebastes umbrosus isolate fSebUmb1 chromosome 21, fSebUmb1.pri, whole genome shotgun sequence genomic DNA contains:
- the ezh2 gene encoding histone-lysine N-methyltransferase EZH2, translated as MVLTGKRSEKGPACWKRRVKSEYMRLRQLKRFRRADEVKSMFNTNRQKITERTATLNKEWTTRRIQPVHIMTSVGSLRGTRECTVDSGFSEFPRQVIPLKTLNAVASVPVMYSWSPLQQNFMVEDETVLHNIPYMGDEILDQDGTFIEELIKNYDGKVHGDRECGFINDEIFVELVSSLSQYSDNEDDEEEEEQDFKVEKMELCDGKEHPEDPRKDGLINNESRTSNDGTKKFPSDKIFEAISSMFPDKGSTEELKEKYKELTEQQLPGALPPECTPNIDGPNAKSVQREQSLHSFHTLFCRRCFKYDCFLHPFHATPNTYKRKNLENMVDSKPCGIDCYMYLVQDGMVTEFPAGVVAERPKTPSKRTVGRRRGRPSSNSRPSTPSVSSETKDTDSDREGSKEDDQDNDRDNDKDDEDKKDENTSSSEGNSRCQTPVKMKLIGEAEAVDWSGAEASLFRVLIGTYYDNFCAIARLIGTKTCRQVYEFRVKESSIIARAPAEDEDTPPRKKKRKHRLWATHCRKIQLKKDGSSNHVYNYQPCDHPRQPCDSSCPCVTAQNFCEKFCQCSSECQNRFPGCRCKAQCNTKQCPCYLAVRECDPDLCLTCGAADHWDSKNVSCKNCSIQRGAKKHLLLAPSDVAGWGIFIKEPVQKNEFISEYCGEIISQDEADRRGKVYDKYMCSFLFNLNNDFVVDATRKGNKIRFANHSVNPNCYAKVMMVNGDHRIGIFAKRAIQTGEELFFDYRYSQADALKYVGIERELEIA; from the exons ATGGTGCTGACAGGGAAGCGCTCGGAGAAGGGTCCCGCCTGCTGGAAGAGGAGGGTGAAGTCTGAGTACATGAGGCTTCGGCAGCTCAAACGCTTCAGACGGGCCGACGAGGTCAAG AGCATGTTCAACACCAACCGTCAGAAAATCACGGAGCGAACTGCCACTTTGAACAAGGAGTGGACGACCAGGCGAATCCAGCCAGTTCACATCATGACGTCTGTCGGCTCCTTAAGGGGCACCCGAGAG TGCACAGTGGACAGCGGTTTCTCTGAGTTCCCCCGGCAGGTCATCCCCCTGAAGACTCTTAACGCCGTGGCCTCAGTCCCGGTCATGTACTCCTGGTCGCCGCTGCAGCAGAACTTCATG GTGGAGGATGAGACGGTGCTCCATAACATCCCCTACATGGGAGACGAGATCCTGGACCAAGATGGTACTTTCATTGAAGAGCTCATCAAGAACTATGACGGCAAAGTCCACGGAGACAGAG AGTGCGGCTTCATCAACGATGAGATATTCGTGGAGTTGGTCAGCTCTCTGTCACAGTACAGCGACAAcgaggatgatgaggaggaggaagagcaggactTCAAGGTTGAGAAGATGGAGTTGTGTGACGGCAAGGAGCATCCAGAGGACCCCCGCAAGGACGGGCTCATAAACAATGAGA GCCGAACCAGCAATGACGGCACCAAGAAGTTTCCCTCTGACAAGATTTTTGAAGCCATCTCCTCCATGTTCCCTGACAAGGGCTCCACTGAGGAGCTCAAAGAGAA gTACAAGGAGTTGACGGAGCAGCAGCTGCCCGGCGCGCTGCCCCCCGAATGCACGCCGAACATCGACGGTCCAAACGCTAAATCCGTGCAGCGCGAACAGAGCCTGCACTCTTTCCACACTCTGTTCTGCAGACGCTGCTTCAAATACGACTGCTTCCTCCACC cttTCCATGCAACTCCAAACACCTATAAGCGTAAGAACTTGGAGAACATGGTGGACAGTAAACCCTGCGGCATCGACTGCTACATGTACCTGGTACAG GATGGGATGGTGACCGAGTTCCCCGCGGGCGTGGTTGCCGAGCGGCCCAAGACGCCCTCCAAACGCACGGTGGGCCGCCGCCGCGGACGACCGAGCAGCAACAGCCGGCCCAGCACCCCCTCTGTTTCCTCGGAAACCAAAGACACAGACAGCGACCGCGAGGGCAGCAAAGAAGACGATCAAGACAACGATCGAGACAACGACAAAGACGACGAAGACAAGAAGGACGAGAACACCAGCAGCTCAG AGGGTAACTCGCGGTGTCAGACTCCAGTGAAGATGAAGCTGATCGGTGAGGCTGAAGCGGTGGACTGGAGCGGGGCCGAAGCCTCTCTCTTCAGGGTTCTCATTGGGACATACTATGACAACTTCTGCGCCATCGCACGGCTCATAGGCACCAAGACGTGCAGACAG GTTTACGAGTTCAGGGTCAAGGAGTCGAGCATCATCGCTCGGGCTCCTGCTGAAGATGAGGACACACCGccgagaaagaagaagaggaaacacAGACTGTGGGCCACTCACTGCAGGAAGATCCAGCTGaagaaag ATGGCTCGTCCAATCACGTGTATAATTACCAGCCATGTGACCACCCGCGGCAGCCCTGTGACTCCTCGTGTCCCTGTGTCACCGCTCAAAACTTCTGCGAGAAGTTTTGCCAGTGCAGCTCTGAGt GTCAGAACCGTTTCCCAGGTTGTCGGTGCAAAGCTCAGTGCAACACCAAGCAGTGTCCGTGCTACCTGGCAGTGAGGGAGTGTGACCCCGACCTCTGCCTGACCTGCGGCGCTGCAGACCACTGGGACAGCAAGAATGTGTCCTGCAAGAACTGCTCCATTCAGAGAGGCGCCAAGaag catctgctgctggccccgtcagACGTGGCAGGTTGGGGCATCTTCATCAAAGAGCCGGTCCAGAAAAACGAGTTCATCTCTGAGTACTGTGGAGAG ATTATCTCTCAGGATGAAGCCGACCGCAGAGGGAAGGTCTACGACAAATACATGTGCAGCTTCCTCTTCAATCTCAACAACG ACTTTGTTGTTGATGCCACGAGGAAAGGCAACAAGATCCGCTTCGCCAACCATTCTGTCAACCCCAACTGCTATGCAAAAG TGATGATGGTGAACGGGGACCACAGGATAGGAATCTTTGCTAAGAGAGCCATCCAGACTGGAGAGGAGCTCTTCTTTGACTACAG GTACAGCCAGGCTGACGCTCTGAAGTACGTGGGGATCGAGCGGGAGCTGGAGATCGCCTGA
- the LOC119480193 gene encoding NACHT, LRR and PYD domains-containing protein 1a-like has protein sequence MKDSSASTTDSPHYQLSRPPPGTLTEAGMTKSRSSAAGSTPGVNQDDTRVIELHAAAGSSTDDDSDASYHREKDRDESSGGVCFGRADRETRKRRRINRSRHPPLSDPYLHLPSRKDTDDGGPSFNSSSSVSIPPCTQSIVPTVAAPPCLRGRPTVIQESPGRRTTQESESEPGGDGDAQVEMDVTAVNCSVINTQPAHSHLQIFSSHSIPSLSQSTSAHTGTGETSIEEFTPDDDEHDETYRFQCSGPGLYQCSVTGLVFHMEGEGVLVYRTVPWSRRLLVQHHKRPAGPLFDIKCVQQSVCRLHLPHCEIRSKGGGDFLSVAHVTDEDVEFISPHEITETHVIINITGFSGFGNVKDEDSPADPVRALVLLFYKPPADPDPESLLNVLLLPRNVVLRDVLHFRKQLDRDERYIETSPHCKLHPKQEYSLSTRPEDDSVLVQPTEAEFDCDNYDNYFPSFQVDWETIMKHIKLLLRDTNSSHVVWERRVCLSSTGGRRSALNLPPPERLMDIRSNFIDGISGPVLKSLLDKLLEKKVIRDSERESADGMQNNRDKARCVIDTVRKKGEAACSEMIEFLCEADPFLCKDLGLI, from the exons atgaaAGATTCCTCTGCTTCTACCACTGATTCCCCTCACTACCAGTTATCTCGACCTCCACCTGGTACACTCACAGAAGCAGGAATGACAAAAAGCCGCTCCTCTGCAGCAGGTTCTACTCCAGGAGTCAATCAGGATGATACCAGAGTAATAGAGCTGCATGCAGCAGCTGGTTCTTCCACCGACGATGATTCAGACGCAAGTTatcacagagaaaaagacagggaTGAGTCGTCTGGTGGCGTCTGTTTTGGCCGCGCTGACCGGGAAACCCGTAAACGTAGACGAATAAATCGTTCTCGACATCCTCCTTTATCAGACCCTTACTTACATCTTCCAAGCAGAAAAGACACAGATGATGGTGGCCCCAGCTTTAACTCCAGTTCTTCTGTCAGTATACCCCCCTGCACCCAGTCTATAGTCCCAACTGTTGCTGCCCCTCCATGTCTACGAGGCAGACCCACAGTCATCCAGGAGTCACCTGGACGAAGAACAACACAAGAGTCTGAAAGTGAGCCAGGAGGTGACGGCGATGCCCAGGTAGAAATGGACGTTACAGCTGTGAACTGCTCCGTCATAAACACCCAGCCAGCCCATTCACACCTCCAAatcttctcctctcacagcaTCCCTTCATTGAGTCAATCAACCTCTGCACACACCGGTACAGGAGAAACCAGCATTGAGGAGTTCAcacctgatgatgatgaacacGATGAAACCTACAGGTTCCAGTGCTCCGGTCCAGGCCTGTACCAGTGCAGTGTGACAGGCCTGGTGTTTCACATGGAGGGAGAAGGGGTCCTGGTTTACAGGACTGTCCCTTGGAGCAGGAGGCTCCTGGTCCAGCATCACAAGAGGCCTGCAGGACCCCTGTTTGACATCAAATGTGTGCAGCAGTCGGTGTGTCGGCTTCATCTGCCGCACTGTGAGATCCGCTCCAAAGGTGGAGGTGACTTCTTGTCCGTTGCTCATGTGACCGATGAGGACGTTGAGTTCATCAGCCCTCATGAGATAACAGAAACTCACGTTATCATAAACATCACAGGGTTTTCTGGTTTCGGTAACGTCAAGGATGAAGACTCGCCAGCTGACCCGGTCCGAGCGCTGGTGCTGCTGTTCTACAAGCCTCCagctgatcctgatcctgaatCCCTCCTCAATGTGTTGTTGCTACCGAGGAACGTGGTGCTCCGGGATGTGCTGCACTTCAGGAAGCAGTTAGACAGAGATGAGCGCTACATAGAGACATCCCCACACTGTAAACTGCACCCGAAGCAGGAATACTCTCTGTCCACTCGTCCTGAAGACGACTCGGTTCTGGTCCAACCAACAGAAGCAGAGTTTGACTGTGACAACTATGACAACTACTTCCCATCATTCCAG GTGGACTGGGAAACAATAATGAAACACATCAAGCTGCTTCTTAGAGACACCAACAGCTCCCACGTCGTCTGGGAAAGACGAGTTTGTCTTTCATCCACCGGAGGACGAAGGAGCGCTCTGAATCTGCCTCCTCCTGAGAGGCTGATGGACATCCGGAGCAACTTCATCGATGGGATATCAGGACCTGTTCTCAAAAGTCTGCTGGACAAACTGTTAGAGAAAAAGGTGATTAGGGATTCTGAGAGGGAGTCGGCGGACGGGATGCAAAACAATAGAGACAAAGCTCGTTGTGTGATCGACACAGTGAGGAAGAAAGGCGAAGCTGCTTGCTCAGAGATGATCGAGTTCCTCTGTGAGGCCGACCCCTTCCTCTGTAAAGATCTGGGGTTGATCTGA